GTCTATGTGGCAAATGATGTACAAACAAGCTAGTAGAGGGTATACATAAAAGGACTCATTTAATCTATTTGGGTCAAATTTAAACTACGATCCGCTACTTTCAAAGTCTATACAAGCTAGAGTACTTTGAAACAAGCAAGTCAAAATAGGACTTAGATTTTTAAAAGAATGTAGGCTGTCTCTCTTGCATTAGAAAGCCTCGCAGAGCCCAAGGGTTTAGAGTTCTCTAAACCCATTTGGGCATTAAATGGTTAAAACCTACTCTTTTTAACAAAATACATATAATTAATAGTAATTAGATCATAGTTTTTGGAGAGTAAGATGTTTAAAGACCAACAAGCAAATATAACATTTGAACTAGCAAGTGAGCACCTGAATGCTCATAACAGTAGAGAAAACCGACCAAAATATCTCATGCCGGGATACTACTTAAATGAAAATTTTTGCGTATCTAAGCCAGTGGAGTATATAAGGCTAAACGAGCTTAGTTTTGATGAGCTGTGGCAAAAAAGAAGAGATGAGATGAAGAGTGAAGTGGTGCGTAATGGCAAAACAAAGCTGGTGGATATAGAAAGGGGCAAAAAACCACTCAAGCAAAACTGTCACTATGAGTGCGTCATAGGGCTAAATGAGCATACAAGTGTTTCAAGCCTGCTACGCTCCATAAAGGCAGTAGGAGAAATTTTAAACATAGAGCCCATAAATGTCTATATACATAGCGATGAGGGCCATCTTTTAAGAAAGCGTGATAGTAAAGAGATATATCCACTCTTTCGTGATGAAAATGGTAAGCTAGGTGGTACGTATGTGACTGATACAGACGGCAGAGCATACTACATACATATCAAAGAAAACAAAAAAGGCGAACAGTACTATGAAAAAGGAGCGGAGCTAAGATATGATGAGTTTGAGCCTATGTTTCAAAGGCATGCACACGTAGAGTGGAACACTCTAGTATCTAGCAGAAACCAGATGCAAAGGTTTAAAAGATACAGTGCTGATGCAAATTTAGATGCTAAGACTGTTTTTAAAAATGTATATAACACAAATGCTGAAATTTTAGGTATGAAAAAAGGCAGTGGCAACAGCAAACACAAAAAACTAAAAGAGTTTAGAGTGGCTAGTGAAAACGAAAAGCTAGCTAGTCAGATAGAAGAGCTAAAAAGTCTAGTAGAGCAAAAGGAAGCTCAGATGCAAAGCGCCTTTGAAACTGAGGTAAAGCAAAGGGATAAGATAAGAGAGCTGGCTATACAAAACGAAGGGCTGAAATCTGAGATAAAGGAGCGTATAGAACTATACGCTATGAAGTTACTTGAGCTACTAGATACTAAAGATGAGCTCGCACTAGCAAATGAAACACTTGCCGAGAAAGATATTGAGATAAAAAATTTAATAGATGAGATATCTTACAAAGATGAAGAGATAATGGCAGCTAGAGAAGAGATAGAACAAATAAAAGAGCAAATGCGTAATATAGAATACAAGCAAGAAGCAAGTATAAAACCTGCCAATACAAAAGGCAAAAGTCGTGAGGTGTATGAATTTGGGATGTGAAATTGACAATAAGTTATCAAATATGATAATATAGCCAACATGAAAGATCAATTATGGAAAATTACATTTTATGATAAGAGTGTTGAAGACGAGACACTATCTTTGCCAGATACGATACTAGCTAATTTACTTAGAGTACTTGAAATGGCAAAAGAGGTTGGACCAAATTTGGGTAGACCGCATAGTGCTCCTCTTGGAAATGGGCTATTTGAGTTTAGGGCAAAAGGCAAAGAAGGTATTGCAAGAAGTGTCTTTGTAAATGTTATAAATAAAGAAATAGTGATTTTGCATACGCTCATTAAAAAATCAGACACCATTCCTAAAAAAGATATGAAGATCATTATGCAAAGAGCAAAGGAGATAAAATGAGACCAACATTTGAGGACTTTAAAGAAAAAGCTCTAAAAAGAAGCGAGGTAAAAAAAGAATACGATAGGCTGGAGATTGAATTTGAGTTAAAACTAAAGCTTATAAAGATCAGAAAAGCTGCAAATCTAACTCAAGAGGAGATGGCTAGCAGGATGAATACTAGTAAAAGCAACATCTCAAGATTAGAGAGCCTAAACTCTAAAATTTCACCAACAATCTCTACTTTAAATGCCTATGCAAATGCTGCGGGATATAGGCTGGATGTAAATTTTGTGCAGTAAATTTTAGTGGCGTATAGGTTAGTGAAAGTATATAAAAATTTTTATGAAAGAATGTATGTGGAGGCTGATGTGTTTGGGTTTAGGGTACATTTGATATTTTATAAAATCTGTCCTGATTTAGGACAAAATTCTTCCAATAAAAATGTTATTTATAGTTTAATAAAAAGGGCTAGAGTGTGTTACATAGAATTTGGACTTTTGTTACAGAAAATAAGTAAAAATAAAGCTTTACAATGTATAATTGTAAAGTTCATAAAACACGTCTATATAAGCGTTTCTGAAAGGTTAAATGTGTATCAAAACGCCAAAATGGCGGAGTGTCCCTCTCTGTCCGCCACTGCTTATAAATAATCATAAATTTTTATTATCATTTCATATTATTTTTTGAATATCTTTATATAAATTTTTCGCGTTAGAAAATTGCTTACCTAGAAAAACTTAACTATAAGTTTGTAGATTTTAGACTGATGATTTTTTGTGAAATTTATAAGTAAAAATTTTATAGTGATCACACATTTTTAAAAAATTATGATTTTTTTGGTTATATTGTTGTTTCAAACTAATTAAAAATATCTTAAATTAAGTTTTTATTATAAAAAGTATTATATTTTACATGACTAATTATATTGACAATCAAAAAGCTATTTTTTTGATAAAAGCTCAGAATTCGCTTTTTACAAACTATTGACATTTGGAATTTATATATTTAATTAATATATTTTTTTCTTAAAAGATAAAATTTCTCATATAAAGTTATATCTTATAAAGATAGTATATAATCACGCAAAAATTTAAATAATACAAAAAATAATAAGGAGTAATCTTGGCTAAAGAAGCTGGAGTAGTAAAATTTATTAGTGGCAAGGCAGTTGCTATCGATCAAAACGGAAATGAGAGAGAGCTAAAAGTAGGTGACATCCTTTATATGGGAGAGAGCATCAAGACAAGTGATACCGCTGATAAAATAACAATCGTTTCAAATAATGGAAAAGAGATTACGATTGTAGGCAATGATACGCTTGCTTTAAATCAAAGCACCATAGGCGCGGAAGGTTTGGCAGATATTAGTGATTTGCAAAATGCTATTTTAAATGGTGGAGATCTAACAAAACTTGAAGAGACTGCTGCTGGTGGAAACACTGCTGCTGGTGGTGGAGATGGTGTTAGCCTAGGTGATGCTAAATTTGCTGAGGGCGGTCACTACTCAAACGTTAATGCAACATATAGAAATTTAAGTGATACAAACAGAGCTTTTGCATCATACGACAGCCCAATAAGCGGATACAATGGTGGAGATGATACTATAATCCCAAGCAATCCTCTTGTAACTTTTATAAGCGATCTTAATAACGATGGTACTTTAAGCAGGGTTGAGCATGCACGCGATACAAATTTAAACACATCAAAAGTTCTTATTACAATTCCAAATGATGGCACAGTAAGGGCCGGAGATATACTAAATATCACTATAACTAAGCCAGATGGTAATACTGAAAATAAAACAATTCCTATCACTCCAACTATCATAAGCAATGGTTATCAGTTTGATGCACCAATACAGACTGGCAAAATTTCAAAAGTTGATGCAACTATTACAAATTTTCAAGGAAATGTTAGTGGTAGAAGTGAAGATAGCGTAACTTCAAGTGGCTTTAGTGCTCCAGAGGTTAAATTTACAGAAGATAACAGCCCTGATAATAATCTATTAACATATACTGAAAATGCTAAAGATGGCAAATTAAATGAAACTCCAGTACTTATAACTGTAAAAGATGTGATTGTCGGAGATGTGCTTCACGTGACTTTAACAAAGCCTAATGGCACAACCGAGGTTAGAAATGTATCTATTGATCAAAACATAATAGATAATGGATATAAGATAGATAATATGCCAGTTGAGCACGGTAAGCCTTCAAAAGTAGAAGCTTATGTAGCAGATAGCACAAACACGATGAGAAGTGCAACTGCAAGCGACTCTACTACTCTTGATGTAAAACCGACTTTAACATTTACAGAGGATCAAGATAACAATGGCTATTTATATGATCCAGAAAATAGTCAAGACAATGACTTTAGAAGCACGACAGTAGAAATAACTCTACCAAAAGATGTAGTTATTGGCGATAAAATCGTTATAACTTATACCGATCCACTAACTAAGCAAGATACAACAAAAGAAATTTCTCTTACACAAGAGATGATTGATAGTCAAAAAGTAAATACCTCTCTTCCGATATTTCCAGATGTAAGAACATCAGCTAGTGTTCATGTGGTAGATAAAAACAATGTTCGAAAAAGTGAAGAGTCAGATCAAGATAGTGTAATGCCTATTGGCAGAAATTTAGAAATGACATTACCAGAAGAAAAGACTCTTCATGAAATTTCAAGACAAGAGAGTATGGATGAGCATGAAGTAAATGAGACAACAGCTCTTATAAGACTTCCGAATAAAATAGATAATGGTGACATAGTTACACTTACTATAAACGAGCCTACAAATGGAGTTTATACAAGAAATTTCACTATAAATATGAATGATAAAGGTGAGGTAACAAGTATAACAGAGATCGGCAATGGCGGACAAAATTTCCCATTGACAAAAGAGAGTTATAATCAATACTCATTTAAAGTACCAGGCTTTGATCTAAGAAATGGACAAGATACGACTATCAGAGCTAGCATCACAAACATGACACCAGGCAGACATACATCTATAAATGAGTCAGAAGTATCGGCTAGTTTAGAATATGTAAAAAAACCTGAAGTTATCTTTGGGGAGGCTAATGGCACTAGGAGCATGAGCAGAGAGCAAGCTATGAGTGATCATGATCTTAATAGCACAACAGTTACCATCAAGCTTTCTAAAAATGCAGTAAGTGGAGATAAACTAACTGTAACTATAAAAGAGCCAAATGAAGCTACTGCTAGAGAAATAAAATACACTATTGGAAAAGATAATAATGGTAAGTTCTTTGTAAAAGATAGCGATGGCAATAAAATAGATACAGAAACAGATGGTAGAAGCTTTAAAATTTCTGGTATTAAAACAGCAACTGGTCTAGAAACTAAAGTAACAGCTGAGATAAAAGATAAAGACGGTATTCAGCATGCAGAAGATACAAGCACAGTTACTATCTCAAATATAAACGATATGGCGGTATATTTCAAAGAGGATGCTGACCGTAACGTATCCTTAACGAGAGCAGAGAGCAAGGACGCAGATGGCGACCTACATAAAACGACAGTAGTAGTAAAAGTGCCAAATAACGTTATAGTTGGTGATATGGTAACTGTAAAAATAGATAATGGCACTTCACCTAAAACTTATAAGGTTACAGGTAGAGACCCAAGCGGTAAAATCATGCTAGAAGATACTTCTACTCATGCTTCTATAACTGCAAGTGATAAAAATGAGATAGAAATTCCTGGCGTAGAGATCATTGCTGGCAAGACCATTAATGTAACCGCAGAGACCACCGATGCAAGCGGTGGTAAAAAAGCTGAAGCACAAAATCATAATACTCTTGAAAAGCTTCATGAAGATATGGAGATAACTTTTGAAAAAGATACCGATAATGATGGCATTTTGGGTAGTGCAGAGGCAACTGGAGCGACTACTATAGCAACTATCAAGCTTCCTTCAAATTTTGTTTTAGGTGATAAATTAATAGTAGAGTCACATAACGAAGATACACCAAACAATAAAACAACTAAGACATACGAGATAGTAAAAGATAATAACGGCAAATTGATAGCCAAAAATGGTAGTGAAGAGCTTGATATTACCGATGATGCTGACGGCAATAAGGTGGTCAAATATACACTTGGCTTAACAGAAGATCATAAGACTATCATTAATGCTAAGGTTACTGATAATACTGGCGCTGATAAGGTTGAGACAAATAGCGATATTACGCTTGATGCTCAAGGTAGCGGCTCTGGAACAGGCTTTAGGCTATTTATTGATGAGGATAAAGATAGAAACGGAGTTCTAAGTAGAGATGAAGCTATGAAGGATGGAAAATTAAATACCACTTCGGCGACACTTCAAATCCCAACCACTGTAAATAGTGGCGATATTATAAAAGTCAAGGTAAATGGTGGAGCAGAGAAAACTTATACCGTTGCTTCAAATGATGGTGCAAACGTTACCATAAAAGATGCAGGTGGCAGCCTTGTCGCACTTGAGCCAGGAAATAAACTAAAAATTTCTAATGTTCATATAGATAAAGATCATCCAGCAGTGGTTGAAGCTACTATAAATGGAGTAACAAAGACAGCTAAAGCTACACTGGAGTCAGTAGATACTAAAAATTTAAAGATTGAATTTGTTGAAGATAATGCAAGTAGAGACAATGTAATAGACAGAGATGAAGCTATTTTGGACAATGATATAAAAAAGACAATTATAAGCGTTCAGGTGCCGCATAATGTCACAAATGGCGATAAGGTAGCAGTAACAATAAAAGAGCCTCAAGCTAATGGTACAACAGGGTCTAGAACCATAACTTATACAGTTTCAAAAACTGCTAATGGTAAAATTTCATTAACAGATGATAGTGACACTACTCATACTCCACATGAACTAGAAAATAACACTATAAAAATTCCTGGTGTTGCTATGCTTCCAGGTCGCGAAACTAGTGCAGTAGCTACTATAACAAATGGTGCTGAGACTACAACTAGTAGCGAAGCAAAAGCTAAACTTGCACCTTTAAGTGAAGCAGGATTAAGTGTAAGCATAGTTGCTGACAAAAATGACAATGGCATTATCTCAAGAGATGAGTCAGGTAGTAAAATTTCAAAGGTTTATGTTTCTATCCCAGGAAGTGTTATAGCTGGTGATAAGATAGATGTCAAGATAACAAATCCTAATGGGTCTATCTTAACTAAACATTATGAAGTTATGGGAAAAGATGTAAATGGAAAAATTAAACTTAAAAATTTAGATGATGGTTCTCAACAAACGCTTGATAGAGATAATCCACTTGAACTTGATGCTACTATCGCAGTTGATAAAGAAACAAAAGCTGAAGTTACCCTAACTGACACATTTGGTGAGAGCAAAACAGTAAGCGATACGGCACATGCTGAAATCGATGCTATAAGAGGCATCATGTTTAATAAAGATATAAAAACCTCAGAAAGCGGTGAGAGATCTACTACGGTTAAAGTTTATCTTAATGAAGATGCTAGAGATGGAGATACGGTAGAGCTTAAGTACACTGATCCAGACAACCATGCATTAACTAAGACCGCAACATATACTCTATCAGCTGCAGATATAGCAAAAGGCACATTTGACCAAGAGCTTGATATCAATGCAAGATCAGCCTATGATCTAAATGTTAAAGCCTCACTTAAAACTTCAGATGGCTTAGAGTCTAAATCTTATGAGCCTTATAAACCACTTCATATAGGCGTTGAAAACTATACGGTTAAATTTGACGCAAGTAAAGATATGAAAGGTGGCGAAGGTCATGATACCTTGGTGTTTGATAAGCAAATAGTTGATCTTAGAGGCATTGCTAATCTTGATTCAAAAGTGGAAAGCTTTGAAAACCTTGAGCTTAAAGGAGAAACAAAGATCAAATTTAATGCACAAAATATCCTTGATATCACTGATAATCCTGACACGGTGCTTAAGATAAAAGGTGGTGATGTTGATGCTAATGGCAATAAAATCACAAAAGTTGATCTAGTTCATAAATGGACCGCAGATCATTCATATGATACTGCTGGATTTAAAGGCTACTCAAGCATTGATCAAATAAATGGAAAAACTATCCATATCCAAATAGACGATAAAATCCAAACCGATCTTTAATCCCCAAAATGAGTGCGTAAATTCGCACTCATTCCAAACTCAAACTCACATTATTTTTTAAGTCTTGTTTTACTAATATTTGCTCCTTAAAGGAGAAAATATGAAAAATTTAATAGCCGTTATTATAGTTATTGCTGCACTTGCTTTTGGTGCTTTTAAGTATATAAATTCATTTGTTGCGCTTGATGAAAATGTAAATGCAAAGTGGTCACAGGTGTTAAATCAATATAAAAGAAGAGCCGAGCTTGTACCAAATTTGGTTGAAACTGTAAAAGGCTACGCAGCTCATGAGCAAAAAATTTTTGAAGATGTGGCAAATGCTAGAAGCAAGAGCATGCAAGTAAGCGTTGATGCAAGTGGTCTTAGCGATGAAGCTAAGATGAAAGAATTTATGACAGCACAAAGCTCATTTGGCTTGGCGCTTGGCAGGCTTATGGCAGTTAGTGAGAACTATCCAGAGCTAAAAGCAAATCAAAATTTCTTATCTCTTCAGAGTCAGCTTGAAGGTACGCAAAACCGCATAAGTGTAGCAATGCATGATTATATCGAAGCTGTAAAAGAATATAACGTAGCCCTTAGAAGCTTTCCAAATAAATTTATAGCAAGTGCTTTTTATCCTGAGCTAAAGCCAAAACAAAATCTTGAAATAAGCAACGAAGAGAAGATAAATCCAAAAGTTTCATTTGAGAAATGATGAAGAAAATTTTTGCTTTTTTATTTTTTACATTTTGCTTTTGTTTTGCCATAAATTTTAACGAGCAGATAAATGACGAGGCTCAAATTTTCTCTAAAAATGAGAAAGCTGAGCTTTTAAGCTTAGTGCAAAATTACGAGCAAAATAGCACGACGCAAATTGCTATCGTGACGCTTAAATCACTAGAAAATAAAAGCATAGAAGAGATCTCTCTTGAGATAGCTAGAGGCTACAAGCTGGGACAAAAACAAAGCAGTAATGGAGTGCTTTTAATAATCGCTCCAAACGAGAGAAAAGTACGTATAGAAGTTGGTTATGGGCTTGAAGGCGTACTAACCGACGCTATATCAAGCCAGATCATAAATGATGTGATAGTGCCTAAATTTAAGCAAGGAGATATGGGCGGTGGCGTGATAGATGGCATAAGAGCCATCATAAAAGTGGCTAGTGGCGAAGAATTTGAAAGTGTGAGTGATGATGAAGAGATACCATTTGGAATAGTTGCCTTTTTTGCTGGCATGATCTCGTGTTTTGTCTCTGGCTTTTTAGGTAAATTTTTTATGCGAATTGGCTTTAGTGCGTGTTTTGCAGGGCTTACATCTACGGTATTTGAGCAATTTTTTGGCGTAAAAAATTACTTCATTGTCTTTGCCATTGTATTTGTAATATTTTTTATTATTTTAAAAAATGCCTTTAAAAAAAATACTCAAAGCAAAAATACACACAGTGACTTTAGGCGCGATAGATCAGACTCAAATAGTAGTGGCAGCGGCCATTCAAGCAGTTCAAGAGGTGGTAGCTTTAGTGGCGGCGGAGGCGGTTTTGGCGGAGGTGGAGCAAGTGGCAGTTGGTAAAATTTCATCAAAGATTAGCTTGTAAAGCTCAAACCCTTTAAAATATATAAAAACTTAGGAGCAAAGATGCTAGCTGGCGAGCTACTTAAAAGCCATTTTGCTAAATTTGATCTAGTGACGGTGCTTAGTAAATTTTTAGAGCAAAGTCATTTTGATAAAGAAAAATTTGATCTGCTTAAACAAAATAACTTTAAAATTTTAGATAAAAATATAAAACAAGAGATAGTTGGGACTGCTGGCTTTAAAGAGTTTTTTGATAAGAAATTTCAGAGCTTTTTATGTGAGCTTATGCAAAGTAAAGTTTTAATTGTTTCTGGCAAAGAGTATAAATTTAGCGAGATTGAAATTTATACTTGTTTTGACGCAAATACCTACAAAAGGCAGTGTGAAGCTGGAGAGATTTACTTTCATAACTTTGGCTTTGACATATCTTTTAAAAGCGAGCCATCGCTTTATGGTGGCGTTTTAGTAAGAAGCCTAAAGCCTTCAAATGGGCAAAATTTTATCTTTGGGCCAAGAAAATGTGCCTTGCATATCTTAAATAGCAAAATGAGCAATTTAAACTTTGATCTAGAAGAGGCTAATTTTAGAAAAGATGAGATTACTTTTACGTCACGTATTAGATCATTTGGCGATGAAAATCAGCAAAAAAATGATCGTCTTAGAGCATTTACTGCTGAGTTTGAAAAAGCCTTAGAGTGCGATGAAAATTATAAAAAGAGATTAAATGTCTATAAAAAGGGGTGAAATTTATCTTTTTATCAGCTTTTGCGGTGAGGAATTTAGCCAAAAAATGTTAGATAAAAAAGATCGCAGAAGAGTAAAAAAATACCCAAATTTAATAAAACAAAACTCATTTAAAATATCTCGCTACTTAAAATTTAAAGCAAAGATGAGAGGTAGAATCTGTTTTTCTCATAAAGAAAATATCGCAGTTTTAGCCATTTCAAAAGAAAAGATCGGAGTCGATGTAGAAG
The sequence above is drawn from the Campylobacter concisus genome and encodes:
- a CDS encoding ABC transporter substrate-binding protein is translated as MLAGELLKSHFAKFDLVTVLSKFLEQSHFDKEKFDLLKQNNFKILDKNIKQEIVGTAGFKEFFDKKFQSFLCELMQSKVLIVSGKEYKFSEIEIYTCFDANTYKRQCEAGEIYFHNFGFDISFKSEPSLYGGVLVRSLKPSNGQNFIFGPRKCALHILNSKMSNLNFDLEEANFRKDEITFTSRIRSFGDENQQKNDRLRAFTAEFEKALECDENYKKRLNVYKKG
- a CDS encoding helix-turn-helix domain-containing protein; amino-acid sequence: MRPTFEDFKEKALKRSEVKKEYDRLEIEFELKLKLIKIRKAANLTQEEMASRMNTSKSNISRLESLNSKISPTISTLNAYANAAGYRLDVNFVQ
- a CDS encoding type II toxin-antitoxin system RelE/ParE family toxin, encoding MKDQLWKITFYDKSVEDETLSLPDTILANLLRVLEMAKEVGPNLGRPHSAPLGNGLFEFRAKGKEGIARSVFVNVINKEIVILHTLIKKSDTIPKKDMKIIMQRAKEIK
- a CDS encoding TPM domain-containing protein is translated as MKKIFAFLFFTFCFCFAINFNEQINDEAQIFSKNEKAELLSLVQNYEQNSTTQIAIVTLKSLENKSIEEISLEIARGYKLGQKQSSNGVLLIIAPNERKVRIEVGYGLEGVLTDAISSQIINDVIVPKFKQGDMGGGVIDGIRAIIKVASGEEFESVSDDEEIPFGIVAFFAGMISCFVSGFLGKFFMRIGFSACFAGLTSTVFEQFFGVKNYFIVFAIVFVIFFIILKNAFKKNTQSKNTHSDFRRDRSDSNSSGSGHSSSSRGGSFSGGGGGFGGGGASGSW
- a CDS encoding LemA family protein; this translates as MKNLIAVIIVIAALAFGAFKYINSFVALDENVNAKWSQVLNQYKRRAELVPNLVETVKGYAAHEQKIFEDVANARSKSMQVSVDASGLSDEAKMKEFMTAQSSFGLALGRLMAVSENYPELKANQNFLSLQSQLEGTQNRISVAMHDYIEAVKEYNVALRSFPNKFIASAFYPELKPKQNLEISNEEKINPKVSFEK
- a CDS encoding retention module-containing protein, whose protein sequence is MAKEAGVVKFISGKAVAIDQNGNERELKVGDILYMGESIKTSDTADKITIVSNNGKEITIVGNDTLALNQSTIGAEGLADISDLQNAILNGGDLTKLEETAAGGNTAAGGGDGVSLGDAKFAEGGHYSNVNATYRNLSDTNRAFASYDSPISGYNGGDDTIIPSNPLVTFISDLNNDGTLSRVEHARDTNLNTSKVLITIPNDGTVRAGDILNITITKPDGNTENKTIPITPTIISNGYQFDAPIQTGKISKVDATITNFQGNVSGRSEDSVTSSGFSAPEVKFTEDNSPDNNLLTYTENAKDGKLNETPVLITVKDVIVGDVLHVTLTKPNGTTEVRNVSIDQNIIDNGYKIDNMPVEHGKPSKVEAYVADSTNTMRSATASDSTTLDVKPTLTFTEDQDNNGYLYDPENSQDNDFRSTTVEITLPKDVVIGDKIVITYTDPLTKQDTTKEISLTQEMIDSQKVNTSLPIFPDVRTSASVHVVDKNNVRKSEESDQDSVMPIGRNLEMTLPEEKTLHEISRQESMDEHEVNETTALIRLPNKIDNGDIVTLTINEPTNGVYTRNFTINMNDKGEVTSITEIGNGGQNFPLTKESYNQYSFKVPGFDLRNGQDTTIRASITNMTPGRHTSINESEVSASLEYVKKPEVIFGEANGTRSMSREQAMSDHDLNSTTVTIKLSKNAVSGDKLTVTIKEPNEATAREIKYTIGKDNNGKFFVKDSDGNKIDTETDGRSFKISGIKTATGLETKVTAEIKDKDGIQHAEDTSTVTISNINDMAVYFKEDADRNVSLTRAESKDADGDLHKTTVVVKVPNNVIVGDMVTVKIDNGTSPKTYKVTGRDPSGKIMLEDTSTHASITASDKNEIEIPGVEIIAGKTINVTAETTDASGGKKAEAQNHNTLEKLHEDMEITFEKDTDNDGILGSAEATGATTIATIKLPSNFVLGDKLIVESHNEDTPNNKTTKTYEIVKDNNGKLIAKNGSEELDITDDADGNKVVKYTLGLTEDHKTIINAKVTDNTGADKVETNSDITLDAQGSGSGTGFRLFIDEDKDRNGVLSRDEAMKDGKLNTTSATLQIPTTVNSGDIIKVKVNGGAEKTYTVASNDGANVTIKDAGGSLVALEPGNKLKISNVHIDKDHPAVVEATINGVTKTAKATLESVDTKNLKIEFVEDNASRDNVIDRDEAILDNDIKKTIISVQVPHNVTNGDKVAVTIKEPQANGTTGSRTITYTVSKTANGKISLTDDSDTTHTPHELENNTIKIPGVAMLPGRETSAVATITNGAETTTSSEAKAKLAPLSEAGLSVSIVADKNDNGIISRDESGSKISKVYVSIPGSVIAGDKIDVKITNPNGSILTKHYEVMGKDVNGKIKLKNLDDGSQQTLDRDNPLELDATIAVDKETKAEVTLTDTFGESKTVSDTAHAEIDAIRGIMFNKDIKTSESGERSTTVKVYLNEDARDGDTVELKYTDPDNHALTKTATYTLSAADIAKGTFDQELDINARSAYDLNVKASLKTSDGLESKSYEPYKPLHIGVENYTVKFDASKDMKGGEGHDTLVFDKQIVDLRGIANLDSKVESFENLELKGETKIKFNAQNILDITDNPDTVLKIKGGDVDANGNKITKVDLVHKWTADHSYDTAGFKGYSSIDQINGKTIHIQIDDKIQTDL